From Bombus huntii isolate Logan2020A chromosome 4, iyBomHunt1.1, whole genome shotgun sequence, one genomic window encodes:
- the LOC126864620 gene encoding arfaptin-2 — protein sequence MERSIHEMLKDAPSLNDSDSAVHSGTPPPHVPNNCNNENQPRPATINLTLGSPISQMSVTVSPNTPIQNGDTQTMRTAQSKIESIKNWSISTYKCTRQLMYEKLGKTSRTVDSELETQIELLRDTQRKYCNVLRLSRALASHFHHVVQTQHALGEAFSELAQKSPELQEEFLYNSETQRNLTKNGETLLGALNFFVSSVNTLCNKTIEDTLFTVRQYETARIEYDAYRTDLEALAQVTKNDSSNAARLEAAQANYEEHKQNFEKLRSDVSIKLKFLDENRIKVMHKQLLLFHNAVSAYFSGNQTALEATLKQFNIKVKSPNSSLPSWLEQ from the exons ATGGAGCGAAGTATTCATGAAATGTTGAAAGATGCTCCATCTTTAAATGATAGCGATAGTGCAGTTCATAGTGGAACTCCTCCACCTCATGTAccaaataattgtaataatgaAAATCAACCCAGACCAGCTACAATAAACTTAACATTGGGCAGTCCTATATCTCAAATGT CTGTAACAGTATCTCCAAATACACCTATTCAGAATGGTGATACACAGACAATGCGTACTGCTCAAAGTAAAATTGAAAGCATTaaaaattggagtatttctaCATATAAGTGTACAAGACAATTAATGTATGAAAAACTTGGGAAAACATCCCGTACAGTAGATTCAG AACTTGAAACacaaattgaattattaagaGATACTCAAAGAAAGTACTGCAATGTGTTACGATTATCTAGAGCATTAGCTTCTCATTTTCATCATGTTGTTCAAACGCAACATGCTTTAGGGGAAGCATTTTCTGAGTTAGCACAAAAATCTCCAGAGTTACAAGAAGAGTTTCTATATAATTCAGAAACTCAAAGGAATTTGACCAAAAATGGTGAGACATTATTAGGGGCCTTAaacttttttgtttcttcagtAAATACACTTTGTAATAAAACTATCGAAGACACATTATTTACAGTACGACAATATGAAACAGCAAG AATAGAATACGATGCCTATAGAACAGATCTTGAAGCATTAGCACAAGTAACAAAAAACGATAGCAGCAATGCAGCAAGATTGGAAGCAGCACAGGCAAATTATGAAGAGCATAAgcaaaattttgaaaaactaAGATCAGATGTTTCGATTAAACTTAAATTTTTAGATGAAAATAGA ATCAAGGTAATGCATAAACagttattattattccataaTGCAGTATCTGCTTATTTTTCTGGAAATCAAACTGCTCTGGAAGCCACACTGAAGCAATTTAACATAAAAGTTAAATCACCAAATTCATCTTTACCATCGTGGCTTGAACAGTAG
- the LOC126864633 gene encoding mitochondrial import inner membrane translocase subunit Tim10B-like isoform X2, translated as MDASIIRNMKDFHSLFNQISETCFKTCMSTFMSRDISTEEIQCIENCSGKHIHANHKVMQIFMEVQSAITRKNMEEFEKTQAALDAARKEQNSESNE; from the exons ATGGATGCTTCGATTATCAGAAAT atGAAAGATTTCCATAGTTTGTTTAATCAAATATCTGAAACATGTTTCAAGACATGCATGAGTACATTTATGTCAAGGGATATATCTACAGAAGAG ATTCAATGCATAGAGAACTGTTCAGGCAAACATATCCACGCGAATCATAAAGTAAtgcaaatatttatggaaGTGCAATCTGCTATCACTCGTAAAAACATGGAGGAATTTGAAAAGACTCAGGCTGCTTTAGATGCAGCACGAAAAGAGCAGAATTCTGAAAGCAATGAATAg
- the LOC126864633 gene encoding mitochondrial import inner membrane translocase subunit Tim10B-like isoform X1 — protein sequence MLRLSEMYLIINNSCLMKDFHSLFNQISETCFKTCMSTFMSRDISTEEIQCIENCSGKHIHANHKVMQIFMEVQSAITRKNMEEFEKTQAALDAARKEQNSESNE from the exons ATGCTTCGATTATCAGAAATGtacttaattattaataattcatgCCTA atGAAAGATTTCCATAGTTTGTTTAATCAAATATCTGAAACATGTTTCAAGACATGCATGAGTACATTTATGTCAAGGGATATATCTACAGAAGAG ATTCAATGCATAGAGAACTGTTCAGGCAAACATATCCACGCGAATCATAAAGTAAtgcaaatatttatggaaGTGCAATCTGCTATCACTCGTAAAAACATGGAGGAATTTGAAAAGACTCAGGCTGCTTTAGATGCAGCACGAAAAGAGCAGAATTCTGAAAGCAATGAATAg
- the LOC126864633 gene encoding mitochondrial import inner membrane translocase subunit Tim10B-like isoform X3 has protein sequence MYICTYVYMKDFHSLFNQISETCFKTCMSTFMSRDISTEEIQCIENCSGKHIHANHKVMQIFMEVQSAITRKNMEEFEKTQAALDAARKEQNSESNE, from the exons atgtatatatgtacatacgtatat atGAAAGATTTCCATAGTTTGTTTAATCAAATATCTGAAACATGTTTCAAGACATGCATGAGTACATTTATGTCAAGGGATATATCTACAGAAGAG ATTCAATGCATAGAGAACTGTTCAGGCAAACATATCCACGCGAATCATAAAGTAAtgcaaatatttatggaaGTGCAATCTGCTATCACTCGTAAAAACATGGAGGAATTTGAAAAGACTCAGGCTGCTTTAGATGCAGCACGAAAAGAGCAGAATTCTGAAAGCAATGAATAg